The Equus przewalskii isolate Varuska chromosome 5, EquPr2, whole genome shotgun sequence genome window below encodes:
- the CHRNG gene encoding acetylcholine receptor subunit gamma isoform X2: protein MRLRVCISLPLPCGATVHPVTAWSCGTMHRGQGPLLLLPLLAVCLGAQGRNQEERLLADLMHNYNPHLRPAERDSDVVNVSLKLTLTNLISLNEREEALTTNVWIEMQWCDYRLRWDPQDYEGLWVLRVPSTMVWRPDVVLENNVDGVFEVALYCNVLVSPDGCVYWLPPAIFRSSCPVSVTYFPFDWQNCTLIFQSQTYSTNEINLHLSQEDGQTIEWIFIDPEAFTENGEWAIRHRPAKMLLDMGAGPAEGAGHQKVVFYLLIQRKPLFYVINIIAPCVLISSVAILIYFLPAKAGGQKCTVAINVLLAQTVFLFLVAKKVPETSQAVPLISKYLTFLLVVTILIVVNAVVVLNVSLRSPHTHSMAHGVRKVFLQLLPQLLRMHVRPLAPAAMQHAWPRLQNGPSSPWPITAGEEGALCLPRSELLFRQRQRNGLVRAALEKLEKGPEPGQSQELCGSLKQAAPAIQACVEACNLIARARRQQSHFDSGNEEWFLVGRVLDRVCFLAMLSLFVCGTAGIFLMAHYNRVPSLPFPGDPRSYLPSPD from the exons ATGAGACTCAGAGTCTGCATCTCTCTACCCCTGCCCTGCGGAGCTACAGTCCATCCTGTCACTGCCTGGAGCTGTGGCACCATGCACAGGGGCCAGGGGCCGCTGCTCCTCCTGCCACTGCTGGCTGTCTGCCTGG GAGCCCAGGGCCGGAACCAGGAGGAGCGTCTGCTCGCGGACCTGATGCACAACTACAACCCCCATCTGAGGCCCGCCGAGCGCGACTCGGATGTGGTGAACGTCAGCCTCAAGCTCACCCTCACCAACCTCATTTCCCTG AACGAGCGAGAGGAGGCCCTCACCACCAATGTCTGGATAGAGATG cagTGGTGTGACTACCGCCTACGCTGGGACCCACAAGACTACGAGGGCCTGTGGGTGCTGAGGGTGCCGTCGACCATGGTGTGGCGGCCGGACGTGGTGCTGGAGAACAA TGTGGACGGCGTGTTCGAGGTGGCCCTCTACTGCAACGTGCTCGTGTCTCCGGATGGCTGCGTCTACTGGCTGCCCCCCGCCATCTTCCGCTCCTCCTGCCCTGTCTCTGTCACCTACTTCCCCTTCGACTGGCAGAACTGCACCCTCATCTTCCA gTCCCAGACCTACAGCACCAACGAGATCAACCTGCACCTGAGCCAGGAAGATGGCCAGACCATCGAGTGGATTTTCATTGACCCCGAGGCCTTCACAG AGAACGGGGAGTGGGCCATCCGGCACCGGCCAGCCAAGATGCTGCTGGACATGGGGGCAGGACCGGCCGAGGGGGCGGGTCACCAGAAGGTGGTCTTCTACCTGCTCATCCAGCGAAAGCCCCTTTTCTACGTCATCAACATCATCGCACCCTGCGTGCTCATCTCCTCCGTCGCCATCCTCATCTACTTCCTTCCTGCCAAGG CGGGTGGCCAGAAGTGTACTGTCGCCATCAACGTGCTCCTGGCCCAGACCGTCTTCCTCTTCCTTGTGGCCAAGAAGGTGCCCGAGACCTCTCAGGCGGTGCCACTCATCAGCAA GTACCTGACCTTCCTCCTGGTGGTGACCATCCTCATTGTCGTGAATGCTGTGGTCGTGCTGAACGTGTCCTTGCGATCCCCACACACGCACTCCATGGCCCATGGGGTCCGCAAG GTGTTCCTGCAGCTCTTGCCTCAGCTGCTGCGGATGCATGTTCGCCCGCTGGCCCCGGCAGCAATGCAGCACGCCTGGCCACGGCTACAGAATGGCCCCTCCTCGCCGTGGCCAATCAcagctggggaggaaggggcCCTCTGTCTGCCTCGCAGCGAACTCCTCTTCCGGCAGCGGCAGCGCAACGGGCTGGTGAGGGCAGCACTGGAGAAGCTAG AGAAAGGCCCAGAGCcggggcagagccaggagttgTGTGGCAGCCTGAAGCAGGCCGCCCCGGCCATCCAGGCCTGTGTGGAAGCCTGCAACCTCATTGCCCGTGCCCGGCGCCAGCAGAGTCACTTTGACAGT GGGAACGAGGAGTGGTTCCTGGTGGGCCGTGTGCTGGACCGTGTCTGCTTCCTGGCCATGCTCTCCCTCTTTGTCTGTGGCACTGCTGGCATCTTCCTCATGGCCCACTACAACCGGGTGCCCTCCCTGCCATTCCCTGGAGACCCCCGCTCCTACCTGCCCTCACCTGACTGA
- the EIF4E2 gene encoding eukaryotic translation initiation factor 4E type 2 isoform X1, with translation MNNKFDALKDDDSGDHDQNEENSTQKDGEKEKAERDKSQGSSKRKAVVPGPAEHPLQYNYTFWYSRRTPGRPTSSQSYEQNIKQIGTFASVEQFWRFYSHMVRPGDLTGHSDFHLFKEGIKPMWEDDANKNGGKWIIRLRKGLASRCWENLILAMLGEQFMVGEEICGAVVSVRFQEDIISIWNKTASDQATTARIRDTLRRVLNLPPNTIMEYKTHTDSIKMPGRLGPQRLLFQNLWKPRLNVP, from the exons ATGAACAACAAGTTCGACGC ATTGAAAGATGATGACAGTGGGGACCATGAtcagaatgaagaaaacagcACACAGAAAGATGGTGAGAAGGAAAAAGCGGAACGAGACAAGAGTCAGGGCAGCAGCAAGAGGAAG GCTGTTGTCCCAGGACCAGCAGAGCATCCCCTGCAGTACAACTACACTTTCTGGTACTCCAGGAGAACCCCCGGCCGGCCTACCAGCTCACAGAGCTACGAACAGAACATCAAACAGATCGGCACCTTTGCCTCT GTGGAACAGTTCTGGAGGTTTTACAGCCACATGGTACGTCCCGGGGACCTGACGGGCCACAGTGACTTCCATCTCTTCAAAGAAGGAATTAAACCCATGTGGGAG GATGATGCAAATAAAAATGGTGGCAAGTGGATTATTCGGCTGCGAAAGGGCTTGGCATCCCGTTGCTGGGAGAATCTCATCCTGGCCATGTTGGGGGAGCAGTTCATGGTTGGGGAGGAGATCTGTGGGGCTGTGGTCTCTGTCCGGTTCCAG GAGGACATTATTTCAATATGGAATAAGACTGCCAGCGACCAAGCAACCACAGCCCGAATCCGGGATACACTTCGGCGAGTGCTTAACCTACCTCCCAACACCATTATGGAATACAAAACCCACACCGACAGCATCAA AATGCCAGGCAGGCTGGGCCCCCAAAGGCTCCTTTTTCAAAACCTCTGGAAGCCGCGGTTGAATGTGCCatga
- the EIF4E2 gene encoding eukaryotic translation initiation factor 4E type 2 isoform X2: protein MNNKFDALKDDDSGDHDQNEENSTQKDGEKEKAERDKSQGSSKRKAVVPGPAEHPLQYNYTFWYSRRTPGRPTSSQSYEQNIKQIGTFASVEQFWRFYSHMVRPGDLTGHSDFHLFKEGIKPMWEDDANKNGGKWIIRLRKGLASRCWENLILAMLGEQFMVGEEICGAVVSVRFQEDIISIWNKTASDQATTARIRDTLRRVLNLPPNTIMEYKTHTDSIKAWEEFHGLVNSSGR, encoded by the exons ATGAACAACAAGTTCGACGC ATTGAAAGATGATGACAGTGGGGACCATGAtcagaatgaagaaaacagcACACAGAAAGATGGTGAGAAGGAAAAAGCGGAACGAGACAAGAGTCAGGGCAGCAGCAAGAGGAAG GCTGTTGTCCCAGGACCAGCAGAGCATCCCCTGCAGTACAACTACACTTTCTGGTACTCCAGGAGAACCCCCGGCCGGCCTACCAGCTCACAGAGCTACGAACAGAACATCAAACAGATCGGCACCTTTGCCTCT GTGGAACAGTTCTGGAGGTTTTACAGCCACATGGTACGTCCCGGGGACCTGACGGGCCACAGTGACTTCCATCTCTTCAAAGAAGGAATTAAACCCATGTGGGAG GATGATGCAAATAAAAATGGTGGCAAGTGGATTATTCGGCTGCGAAAGGGCTTGGCATCCCGTTGCTGGGAGAATCTCATCCTGGCCATGTTGGGGGAGCAGTTCATGGTTGGGGAGGAGATCTGTGGGGCTGTGGTCTCTGTCCGGTTCCAG GAGGACATTATTTCAATATGGAATAAGACTGCCAGCGACCAAGCAACCACAGCCCGAATCCGGGATACACTTCGGCGAGTGCTTAACCTACCTCCCAACACCATTATGGAATACAAAACCCACACCGACAGCATCAA ggcctgggaggagtTTCATGGCCTGGTGAACAGCAGCGGCCGCTGA
- the EIF4E2 gene encoding eukaryotic translation initiation factor 4E type 2 isoform X3, translated as MNNKFDALKDDDSGDHDQNEENSTQKDGEKEKAERDKSQGSSKRKAVVPGPAEHPLQYNYTFWYSRRTPGRPTSSQSYEQNIKQIGTFASVEQFWRFYSHMVRPGDLTGHSDFHLFKEGIKPMWEDDANKNGGKWIIRLRKGLASRCWENLILAMLGEQFMVGEEICGAVVSVRFQEDIISIWNKTASDQATTARIRDTLRRVLNLPPNTIMEYKTHTDSIKDNSSFRNTKITL; from the exons ATGAACAACAAGTTCGACGC ATTGAAAGATGATGACAGTGGGGACCATGAtcagaatgaagaaaacagcACACAGAAAGATGGTGAGAAGGAAAAAGCGGAACGAGACAAGAGTCAGGGCAGCAGCAAGAGGAAG GCTGTTGTCCCAGGACCAGCAGAGCATCCCCTGCAGTACAACTACACTTTCTGGTACTCCAGGAGAACCCCCGGCCGGCCTACCAGCTCACAGAGCTACGAACAGAACATCAAACAGATCGGCACCTTTGCCTCT GTGGAACAGTTCTGGAGGTTTTACAGCCACATGGTACGTCCCGGGGACCTGACGGGCCACAGTGACTTCCATCTCTTCAAAGAAGGAATTAAACCCATGTGGGAG GATGATGCAAATAAAAATGGTGGCAAGTGGATTATTCGGCTGCGAAAGGGCTTGGCATCCCGTTGCTGGGAGAATCTCATCCTGGCCATGTTGGGGGAGCAGTTCATGGTTGGGGAGGAGATCTGTGGGGCTGTGGTCTCTGTCCGGTTCCAG GAGGACATTATTTCAATATGGAATAAGACTGCCAGCGACCAAGCAACCACAGCCCGAATCCGGGATACACTTCGGCGAGTGCTTAACCTACCTCCCAACACCATTATGGAATACAAAACCCACACCGACAGCATCAA ggaCAATTCAAGCTTTCGAAATACAAAAATCACATTGTGA
- the CHRNG gene encoding acetylcholine receptor subunit gamma isoform X1: protein MRLRVCISLPLPCGATVHPVTAWSCGTMHRGQGPLLLLPLLAVCLGAQGRNQEERLLADLMHNYNPHLRPAERDSDVVNVSLKLTLTNLISLNEREEALTTNVWIEMQWCDYRLRWDPQDYEGLWVLRVPSTMVWRPDVVLENNVDGVFEVALYCNVLVSPDGCVYWLPPAIFRSSCPVSVTYFPFDWQNCTLIFQSQTYSTNEINLHLSQEDGQTIEWIFIDPEAFTGNLHPGCLLDPAARTGPGQDLAPSHVTQMKTTVNHKIYSFKGPKSSGFPHDNYSSCGGGRSSIQSCPRPDPHVRPSMALLRAHAGCPAAGSRGLRGLPWPHSPCPCRPAARRERGVGHPAPASQDAAGHGGRTGRGGGSPEGGLLPAHPAKAPFLRHQHHRTLRAHLLRRHPHLLPSCQGGWPEVYCRHQRAPGPDRLPLPCGQEGARDLSGGATHQQVPDLPPGGDHPHCRECCGRAERVLAIPTHALHGPWGPQGVPAALASAAADACSPAGPGSNAARLATATEWPLLAVANHSWGGRGPLSASQRTPLPAAAAQRAGEGSTGEARERPRAGAEPGVVWQPEAGRPGHPGLCGSLQPHCPCPAPAESL, encoded by the exons ATGAGACTCAGAGTCTGCATCTCTCTACCCCTGCCCTGCGGAGCTACAGTCCATCCTGTCACTGCCTGGAGCTGTGGCACCATGCACAGGGGCCAGGGGCCGCTGCTCCTCCTGCCACTGCTGGCTGTCTGCCTGG GAGCCCAGGGCCGGAACCAGGAGGAGCGTCTGCTCGCGGACCTGATGCACAACTACAACCCCCATCTGAGGCCCGCCGAGCGCGACTCGGATGTGGTGAACGTCAGCCTCAAGCTCACCCTCACCAACCTCATTTCCCTG AACGAGCGAGAGGAGGCCCTCACCACCAATGTCTGGATAGAGATG cagTGGTGTGACTACCGCCTACGCTGGGACCCACAAGACTACGAGGGCCTGTGGGTGCTGAGGGTGCCGTCGACCATGGTGTGGCGGCCGGACGTGGTGCTGGAGAACAA TGTGGACGGCGTGTTCGAGGTGGCCCTCTACTGCAACGTGCTCGTGTCTCCGGATGGCTGCGTCTACTGGCTGCCCCCCGCCATCTTCCGCTCCTCCTGCCCTGTCTCTGTCACCTACTTCCCCTTCGACTGGCAGAACTGCACCCTCATCTTCCA gTCCCAGACCTACAGCACCAACGAGATCAACCTGCACCTGAGCCAGGAAGATGGCCAGACCATCGAGTGGATTTTCATTGACCCCGAGGCCTTCACAGGTAACCTCCACCCAGGGTGCTTGCTGGACCCGGCTGCGAGGACAGGGCCAGGCCAAGATCTTGCCCCCTCCCACGTAACTCAGATGAAAACTACAGTCAaccataaaatatattctttcaagGGCCCAAAAAGTTCTGGTTTTCCCCATGATAATTACTCCAGTTGTGGGGGAGGGAGATCAAGTATCCAGTCTTGCCCCCGCCCCGACCCCCATGTCCGTCCCTCCATGGCGCTCCTTCGGGCACACGCCGGCTGCCCTGCAGCTGGGTCACGTGGGCTGCGGGGTCTGCCCTGGCCACACTCTCCGTGCCCATGCCGGCCTGCTGCCCGCAGAGAACGGGGAGTGGGCCATCCGGCACCGGCCAGCCAAGATGCTGCTGGACATGGGGGCAGGACCGGCCGAGGGGGCGGGTCACCAGAAGGTGGTCTTCTACCTGCTCATCCAGCGAAAGCCCCTTTTCTACGTCATCAACATCATCGCACCCTGCGTGCTCATCTCCTCCGTCGCCATCCTCATCTACTTCCTTCCTGCCAAGG CGGGTGGCCAGAAGTGTACTGTCGCCATCAACGTGCTCCTGGCCCAGACCGTCTTCCTCTTCCTTGTGGCCAAGAAGGTGCCCGAGACCTCTCAGGCGGTGCCACTCATCAGCAA GTACCTGACCTTCCTCCTGGTGGTGACCATCCTCATTGTCGTGAATGCTGTGGTCGTGCTGAACGTGTCCTTGCGATCCCCACACACGCACTCCATGGCCCATGGGGTCCGCAAG GTGTTCCTGCAGCTCTTGCCTCAGCTGCTGCGGATGCATGTTCGCCCGCTGGCCCCGGCAGCAATGCAGCACGCCTGGCCACGGCTACAGAATGGCCCCTCCTCGCCGTGGCCAATCAcagctggggaggaaggggcCCTCTGTCTGCCTCGCAGCGAACTCCTCTTCCGGCAGCGGCAGCGCAACGGGCTGGTGAGGGCAGCACTGGAGAAGCTAG AGAAAGGCCCAGAGCcggggcagagccaggagttgTGTGGCAGCCTGAAGCAGGCCGCCCCGGCCATCCAGGCCTGTGTGGAAGCCTGCAACCTCATTGCCCGTGCCCGGCGCCAGCAGAGTCACTTTGA